Proteins encoded within one genomic window of Verrucomicrobiales bacterium:
- a CDS encoding PQQ-binding-like beta-propeller repeat protein, whose product MRALSLTLGLFLPLLTSAADWPQWRGPQRTGVTAEKDWTSKWPDEGPKVAWKATVGLGYSSFVVAGGRAVTLGHAKGQDTVFCFDVASGRVLWKHSYAAELGDKYFDGGTTGTPTIAGDRVYALSRWGDLFCFQLADGKVVWSKNVQKETDIPSPDWGFGGAPLVWGDALFLNVGEFGMALDAATGAFRWRSPAESAGYSTPLPFQLGTETALLFSSGQSYSAVDPRSGKRLWSLRWVTQYGVNAADPIVQGDRIYVSSGYGKGSGSFKLPVGAAEPEQVWKSKALRTQMNAAVLYQGHLYGVDGDTTEKASLKCLEWNTGAERWSSPGFGSGGVIVADGKLLALGGTGELVVAPASPEGFKPISRAQVLGGKTWTAPVLANGYVLCRNSRGEVVCLDLRLKRD is encoded by the coding sequence ATGCGCGCTTTATCTCTCACCTTGGGCCTGTTCTTGCCCCTCTTGACTTCGGCTGCCGATTGGCCCCAGTGGCGTGGGCCCCAGCGCACTGGGGTTACGGCCGAGAAGGATTGGACCAGCAAATGGCCGGATGAGGGACCCAAGGTGGCCTGGAAGGCAACCGTGGGGTTGGGATACTCCTCGTTCGTGGTTGCTGGTGGTCGGGCGGTCACCTTGGGGCATGCGAAGGGCCAGGATACGGTGTTTTGCTTCGACGTCGCGTCCGGCCGGGTGCTGTGGAAGCATTCCTATGCGGCGGAGCTGGGCGACAAGTATTTCGATGGAGGCACCACTGGAACCCCCACCATCGCCGGTGATCGTGTGTATGCTCTGAGCCGCTGGGGGGATTTGTTCTGCTTCCAGCTGGCCGATGGAAAGGTGGTGTGGTCGAAGAACGTGCAGAAGGAGACCGATATTCCTTCTCCTGATTGGGGTTTTGGCGGGGCGCCCCTGGTATGGGGGGACGCCTTGTTCTTGAATGTGGGGGAGTTCGGGATGGCCCTGGATGCGGCCACGGGTGCCTTCCGCTGGAGATCGCCCGCCGAAAGCGCAGGTTACTCGACACCTCTACCTTTCCAGCTTGGGACCGAGACTGCATTGCTGTTCAGCTCTGGACAGTCCTATTCGGCAGTGGATCCGCGCAGTGGCAAACGCCTGTGGAGTCTTCGCTGGGTAACGCAGTATGGCGTCAATGCCGCTGATCCCATCGTTCAGGGCGATCGGATTTACGTGTCATCGGGATACGGCAAGGGATCCGGCTCCTTTAAGCTGCCTGTGGGCGCCGCTGAGCCTGAGCAGGTTTGGAAGTCCAAAGCCCTGCGGACTCAGATGAACGCGGCGGTCCTTTATCAGGGACATCTTTACGGAGTGGATGGGGACACGACGGAGAAGGCGTCGCTGAAATGCCTGGAATGGAATACAGGAGCGGAGCGATGGTCTTCTCCGGGCTTTGGTTCCGGGGGCGTGATTGTCGCTGACGGCAAGCTCCTCGCTTTGGGCGGTACCGGCGAGCTGGTTGTGGCTCCCGCGAGTCCTGAAGGCTTTAAGCCCATCTCACGTGCGCAGGTTCTCGGCGGCAAGACTTGGACGGCTCCCGTGCTCGCCAATGGTTATGTCCTTTGTCGCAACTCCCGGGGCGAGGTGGTGTGCCTTGACCTGCGTCTGAAAAGAGATTGA